The window TTAAGCCACTCTTTTGGTTTTCTGCACTCTATGTTCTCCCTTTCTGAAacctttcctttctccttttgcCCAGATTTCGATTGCCGGAATAACCTCACCAACCCCCATAACCCCTCAAGCCactcttttatttaatcaGACTCTTTTTCTCAATCTCGAAATTACTAGATCTAGATCCGAAAATTTCAAAAGCCATAAACCCAATAACACTCCTTTTATTGATTTCTCTTGTGTGATTTTTTGTATTATTACGTTTTTTGGATTTATATaggttttttttatcttgatttaattgtatattttttattttattctgtggGAGGATTTTTCATTGTAAAACCTGTATAAAAttatctctctttcttttttttttcattttttgattttgatatatttgttttttgttaACTAAATACCCAAATAAACTATTAACtatatcaaaaaaatcaattcagtTCAAGTCCTTTCCTCTCAATATTGACTATGACTAGCACTCTTTTATACCATGTCATCCGTCATGTGATAAGTTGACATGCAATTTTAACGATATCACTACCACATGGTAGATGATgtgatattaaatattattattaaaatttatatacttatatttttaGTCGTAAACatgtctaattttttttttaaaaaaaacctatcattagttttttttttgttttaaatccTTAAccaatcattttttataagtGCACAAATCTTAATTAACAACATTTAATACGACGTCATCTTCCATGTCATTTGCCATGTACCATTAACTAATTTCATTAGTCAATGGTTTGGGAGAAGACTTGTTTgacctaaaataaaaatttaaaagagcTAAATTGACTTTTAAAACATAGTTTATGAcctcttttgttttgtttgatcTTTGTTTGTATTcttcatattatttttaatgtttacaGGCTTGCTAGCCCAACATTATTATCTTATTGAATTTTAACTTATTTGgattatgaaattatttgattataaatcatcattccaaatcaaaataaatttgaaaataaatgaaattaaactaattaaaaacttaaataaataagattaaatCTGGACAAATATAGTGTCTACATTGCCTATAAGACATAGAATTATTAATAGTTTCATACACAAACTAGATTgacttgtttctaatttttatgatttcttgatGTATTTTAATACTAGTTTGCAAAATCCATTGGCAGCCTGTCCATATTAAATTTGAGTTTCCCATCCAATGGTCTTTTCATATTAAATTCGAGTGTAACAAAACATTCTTTGTGTGAATATTGCATTTATGTGAAAATGGAAATCGGAACTCGTTACATACTACTAATCTCTATTTTCATTTCCAATGCCAGGAAACTTTTACACCCAGCATGGTCGCCCCATTTTCACAGAGTCCACTTTATATCAATGAAGACTCTCTAATGTGGCTTATCTTTGTTGTTGTTGTCTTCTTCTTCGTTGTTATTGTTAAAATATTGTACCTTTTTATCGTGTTgtaatttacctttttttctatatatatatatatatatatatattactttgTAATATGGATTTTTTTGTGTgaatttcaatatgtttgGGTTACATTCTATTTTTAGACATGTGATGAAGTTCTTATTAAGATTGGGTTTCTGTTTAAAGaataagtttaaattgaattttatttgtgTTATAGGGCTCGAGTTTGAAAGACCATTATtagatatataaaaaaatttattagatatagtatagaaaaaataaaaatgattggatatataataaaaataatttgatttgagatattgtttaaaaatatataaaatacttaaaacaaTTCAAAAATGTTCTTTGTTTTAGTGCGTTTAATCAAGTTTTTGTGCTTTTTATCTTGAATATGACTAATAGTTGGTTTAAGCAAAATACCATTTGTTATTTCATGTTACGTGATATTAATGTGGCATATTGACATGTTATAatagatgatgatattgcatgcTAATGTGACCGAATGCTACaatcatgtgatattttttactatttacaGTAACGTCacatgaatataaaataataattagtattttgattaatgacaaATTAATCATTAGCCATAAAAACTTAttggattaaaaataaaaaatacaaaaacttaattgaaggtaatagaataataaaaaattattttaaaaaatttcaaataatttaaaatattttttaaacattatataaaaaagacaatgaatttttttaaaattttttaaaccgATAACATTTGTATTAACGAAACTTACTCCACTCGTTGATTATTCAACATCATTGAAATATAAGCACTAGCAAAACATTATCTCTTTATAATGTTCCTATTTTTGCAATTTGTAACTATGTATGTATGTTATTTCAaagacaataaaagaatagtAGCACTACTTTAAAGTAATTATGACAATAAACTCAAATATTCATTTATGCATTATAAAATAGAAAGGGCAACAACACTCTTCTCAATAGGATTAGCTTTGcattaatgaaaaaatattaaaaccatAGGTAAGTAATGTGCAGTATTATTTTCaagtaaatttcattttatttgtgacaaaattaaatgaaacCACAACCTTCCAGCCAAGCCCATCCCAAGCATGAAAATTCCGTTCTGACCATGGCTCGAGTTGGTGGCATCCAAGGTTCCGGACTCTCGAGCCTGCGGGAAACCTAGGCGGGAAATTCGCACTTCCCTATACTTGGCGGGAAATTCCCCATTTGTCACTCAATCCACTTCAAAACACATAATCTCCGCCTTTCCCAAATCCAACGGCCACAATTTGATCAACCTCATTTCACTCTTCGTTTTTATTTCGAGCCAGCTTTCGATACCGAAAGTCGGTCtctctcttttaattttttttctatatatttttttttctttctctccaaaagaaaagagaagagaagaaaaagaaaagaagctcTCGATCTGAGAAAGAAATGGCGAAATCGTCGAAGCGTCAGGCGTCGTCCGATGACGCGCTATCCAACGGCTCCAATTCATCAGAAGAGGAGCGAATCGACGACCAGATCAACGGCGAGGAAGAAGACGAGGAAGAGATCGAAGCCGTTGCTCGCCCTGCCGATGCCTCCGACGAAGACGAGGACGCCGCCCTGGACGAAAACGTCGATGATGCTGATGAGGTGAttttacgattttgccccttcAACAGTCTCTCCCTGAATTTGTTTTCGAATTTTTGCGATTTTGGTTGTTAGATCTGTCTTTTTGcttgttatttttagttaGGGTTTGCTAGtgattgaaaaaattatagttttaAGCTTTTAGTTTTTAACTTTAGGATGAATTTTGCTGCTAGGGTTTTTTTAGTAGGTTGCTGATAAgcttaatttaaattatattgttatttataatttggtttttatgattttgagGTTTCTTTTTTGTTCGTGTAGGATGAGTCTAACGGGGCTGACCCAGAAATTAGTAAGCGAGAAAAGGAGAGGCTAAAAGAAAtgcaaaaattaaagaagcaGAAGATTCAGGAAATATTGGATGCTCAAAATGCTGCCATTGATGCTGATATGGTGAGTATTGCATGGAAAAGTTCgtattatgttaattttatgtgTAATTATGATTTGCTAACATTTGGTTTAATGGCAGAATAACAGGGGGAAGGGACGGTTGAAGTATCTTTTGCAGCAGACGGAGTTGTTTGCTCATTTTGCTAAAGGTGACCAATCGACATCGCAAAAGGCGAAAGGAAGGTATAGAGGTTTTCTTTATTGctaaaaatgttgaaaaggATTATTTGTCATGTTTGTATTGTTTTAATGATATTACTGGTTGTAAGCCATGGATATTGTTTTCTATTTggtttttaatgattttcataGTACTTTGAACTGTTTCATACTTTAGTTGTTTTGATTTAAGACTTTCACTAGTAATTATTTCTTTCACTTGTTAAATTTAGGGGCCGCCATGCATCAAAAGTAActgaagaggaagaagatgaagagTGCCTCaaggaggaagaagatggGTTGTCTGGAAACACAAGATTGGTTACTCAACCTTCTTGTAAGTTCTCTCTCATAGACCCATCAGTTGGACAACTCAGTTCGAGTGGTTTCATTCTCCTTTATttgctctttatttttttctctccagGTATTCAGGGAAAGATGAGGGACTACCAACTTGCTGGTTTAAACTGGCTTATACGACTGTATGAGAATGGTATAAATGGAATTCTTGCAGATGAAATGGTATGTGCCGTACCCATGATTTATAAAGATTGTATATTGCTTAAGTTCATTCTCAAGGCTTGTTTTAAAGATCACAATCAGGGATATGTTATGAACTTACGTTtatttactaattttttaatGCAGGGACTTGGTAAAACTTTGCAAACTATTTCGTTATTGGGCTATCTGCATGAGTACCGAGGAATTACTGGCCCTCATATGGTTGTTGCTCCAAAATCAACTCTTGGTAACTGGATGAATGAAATACGCCGATTTTGCCCAGTCTTGCGAGCTGTAAAGTTTCTTGGCAATCCTGAGGAAAGAGTAAGTTGCTTCAAGCATGCTTTACTGATTAGTGTctctattttttctctttatcatGATTCTTATGTCTTCTAATTTCTGCAGAGATACATCCGTGAGGAGTTACTGCTTGCTGGGAAGTTTGATGTCTGTGTCACAAGTTTTGAAATGGCCATCAAGGAGAAGTCTTGCTTGCGTCGTTTTAGTTGGCGCTATATAATTATCGACGAAGCCCATCGAATCAAGAATGAGAATTCACTCCTTTCAAAAACAATGAGGCTCTACAATACTAATTACCGTCTTCTTATTACGGGTACTCCACTTCAGGTATGCATTGAAATGTTATTTTCTATGGTAGCACATACCATTTTGGGTAAGTTAAACTGTCATATATGAGTTTTATTTGTAACATAAGTCTTATTCCATTCATGATGTCTGGTTAGTTGCACTATAAATGCCTATGCTATATTCTGGTCCAGTACTTGCGTTTAAGTTGAAAAGTTGGTCAAGCATGTATACTGTTTTCTTGGTTGGATCAATTTTAGTTGCCAGCTGTGCAATTGGATTCGGGGAATGAGAATTTGTCTTTTTTCGTCTACTTTATTTGTGATTCCTATAGCTGTGCAATTGGATTCAGGGAAGTTTTGATCAAAAGTGGCAGCTTTTCTTGTCTTGTTGTTTACTCTTACTTGAATTATCAGTACTTTATTGTTAAGTATGTAATAATCTTGGCATCTTTTCTTGTGCAGAATAATCTCCATGAGCTTTGGTCTCTTCTTAACTTCTTACTGCCGGAGATTTTTAGTTCAGCTGAAACTTTTGATGAGTGGTTTCAGATTTCTGGGGAGAATGACCAGCAGGAAGTTGTTCAACAACTTCACAAGGCAAGTTAAAAATCTTCTCTCTACTCATGCCAGGCATGTGGGGTTGTACAAATAATTAACATTCTTTGTCTTTGCATCTTTAGGTTCTTCGGCCATTTCTCCTTCGGAGATTGAAATCAGATGTCGAGAAAGGTTTGCCTCCCAAAAAGGAAACTATCCTGAAAGTAGGAATGTCACAGATGCAGAAACAATACTATAGGGCTTTGCTGCAAAAAGATCTTGAAGTTGTTAATGCTGGTGGAGAGCGTAAGCGTCTCCTGAACATTGCAATGCAGCTGCGTAAGTGCTGTAATCACCCATATCTTTTCCAAGGTGCTGAACCGGGACCTCCATATACTACAGGAGACCATCTTATAACCAATGCTGGTAATGTTCCTCCCTGGAAGATATTGAATCCTTTTGTGTTGAAAGGAAGTGGTTCTGAACACTGacatttatgatttttttccAGGTAAAATGGTTCTCTTGGACAAGTTACTTCCAAAGCTGAAGGAGCGTGATTCTAGAGTCCTGATATTTTCACAGGTAATCTTGAGGGTTGCCCAGAATTTATCTATTTGTATATGGATTCCTGTGCAGTGAATATGACTATGTCAGTTATTGGTCTATACATTTccccattttatttttctaattttatttacaTCATTTACAATATTACatgtctttatttatttttcaagttttcttATTTGCGATTTTGCTGTGGGAATATATTGTATTCAGATGACGAGGCTGCTGGATATTCTTGAAGATTATTTGATGTTTCGTGGATACCTTTATTGCCGAATTGATGGTAATACAGGTGGAGAAGATCGTGATGCATCCATTGAAGCCTTTAATAAGCCAGGGAGCGAgaaatttgttttcttgttaTCAACTAGAGCTGGAGGTCTCGGTATTAATCTTGCTACTGCAGATGTTGTCATCCTTTATGATAGTGACTGGTAAGCATCTTCCTATCTTatattattgtgttttatTCCTCTTTGGATTGGTAACTCTTAAGG is drawn from Theobroma cacao cultivar B97-61/B2 chromosome 4, Criollo_cocoa_genome_V2, whole genome shotgun sequence and contains these coding sequences:
- the LOC18603449 gene encoding ISWI chromatin-remodeling complex ATPase CHR11 codes for the protein MAKSSKRQASSDDALSNGSNSSEEERIDDQINGEEEDEEEIEAVARPADASDEDEDAALDENVDDADEDESNGADPEISKREKERLKEMQKLKKQKIQEILDAQNAAIDADMNNRGKGRLKYLLQQTELFAHFAKGDQSTSQKAKGRGRHASKVTEEEEDEECLKEEEDGLSGNTRLVTQPSCIQGKMRDYQLAGLNWLIRLYENGINGILADEMGLGKTLQTISLLGYLHEYRGITGPHMVVAPKSTLGNWMNEIRRFCPVLRAVKFLGNPEERRYIREELLLAGKFDVCVTSFEMAIKEKSCLRRFSWRYIIIDEAHRIKNENSLLSKTMRLYNTNYRLLITGTPLQNNLHELWSLLNFLLPEIFSSAETFDEWFQISGENDQQEVVQQLHKVLRPFLLRRLKSDVEKGLPPKKETILKVGMSQMQKQYYRALLQKDLEVVNAGGERKRLLNIAMQLRKCCNHPYLFQGAEPGPPYTTGDHLITNAGKMVLLDKLLPKLKERDSRVLIFSQMTRLLDILEDYLMFRGYLYCRIDGNTGGEDRDASIEAFNKPGSEKFVFLLSTRAGGLGINLATADVVILYDSDWNPQVDLQAQDRAHRIGQKKEVQVFRFCTEYTIEEKVIERAYKKLALDALVIQQGRLAEQKTVNKDELLQMVRFGAEMVFSSKDSTITDEDIDRIIAKGEAATAELDAKMKKFTEDAIKFKMDDTAELYDFDDDKDENKFDFKKIVSENWIEPPKRERKRNYSESEYFKQTMRQGGPAKPKEPRIPRMPQLHDFQFFNTQRLSELYEKEVRYLMQTHQKNQIKDSIDVDEPEEGGDPLTAEELEEKERLLEEGFSSWSRRDFNTFIRACEKYGRNDIKSIASEMEGKTEEEVERYAKVFKERYKELNDYDRIIKNIERGEARISRKDEIMKAIGKKLDRYKNPWLEMKIQYGQNKGKLYNEECDRFMICMVHKLGYGNWEELKAAFRTSPLFRFDWFVKSRTTQELARRCDTLIRLVEKENQEYDERERQARKEKKLAKNMTPSKRGGRQPTESPTQMKKRKQLSMDDYVISGKKRK